The following are encoded in a window of Alphaproteobacteria bacterium LSUCC0719 genomic DNA:
- the betA gene encoding choline dehydrogenase, translating to MTDSYDYIIIGSGSAGSALAYRLGEDGTRRILVLEYGGSDAGPLIQMPAALSYPMNMPRYDWGYLAEPEPSLGGRRLVCPRGKVIGGSSSINGMIYVRGHAGDYAHWEESGAAGWGYADVLPYFRRMETSHGGETPWRGTDGPLHVTRGPRDNPLHDAFVAAAEAAGYAATPDYNGYRQEGFGPADMTVWKGRRWSAASAYLRPAMARGNVRLVTGALVDRILFDGARAVGVSYRRRGTMHEARANAEIVLAAGAINSPQILQRSGIGPGRVLQDAGVAVHVDRAGVGANLQDHLEVYFQIACLQPITLYRHLGLLAKARIGAEWLFFKRGLGASNQFETLGFIRSAAGVAYPDIQYHFLPVAISYDGKAPAEGHGFQLHVGPMRSKSRGHVRIRDAAPDSAPEIRFNYMSHPDDWAEFRRCIRLSREIIRQAPMDPYRGDEIQPGEAATSDAAIDSFIRDHAESAYHPCGTLRMGAADDPASVVDPHCRVIGVDGLRVADSSIFPRITNGNLNAPSIMTGEKAADHILGRTPLARANDTPFFHPDWEHVQR from the coding sequence ATGACTGACAGCTATGACTATATCATCATCGGTTCGGGATCGGCGGGAAGCGCGCTTGCCTACAGGCTTGGCGAGGATGGCACGCGGCGGATTCTGGTACTTGAATATGGTGGCAGCGACGCCGGCCCGTTGATCCAGATGCCGGCTGCCCTGTCATATCCGATGAACATGCCGCGCTATGACTGGGGCTATCTGGCGGAACCGGAGCCATCGCTCGGTGGACGTCGGCTTGTCTGCCCGCGTGGCAAGGTGATTGGCGGATCATCCTCGATCAACGGCATGATCTATGTCCGTGGTCATGCCGGTGACTATGCGCATTGGGAGGAATCGGGTGCCGCCGGATGGGGCTATGCCGACGTGCTTCCCTATTTCAGGCGGATGGAAACATCGCATGGCGGCGAGACGCCATGGCGTGGCACCGACGGGCCGCTTCACGTGACCCGTGGCCCGCGTGACAACCCGCTTCATGACGCATTTGTCGCGGCGGCCGAGGCGGCGGGCTATGCGGCGACCCCGGATTATAATGGCTATCGCCAGGAAGGGTTCGGCCCGGCCGATATGACGGTCTGGAAGGGACGGCGCTGGTCGGCGGCGAGCGCCTATCTGCGGCCGGCAATGGCGCGTGGCAATGTGCGGCTTGTTACAGGCGCGCTGGTCGATAGGATCCTGTTTGACGGCGCGCGCGCGGTGGGTGTCAGCTATCGCCGGCGTGGCACCATGCACGAGGCGCGGGCAAATGCCGAGATTGTGCTGGCGGCGGGGGCCATCAATTCGCCCCAGATCCTGCAGCGATCGGGCATAGGGCCGGGCCGCGTTCTTCAGGATGCGGGCGTTGCTGTGCATGTCGACAGGGCCGGTGTGGGGGCCAATCTGCAGGATCATCTGGAAGTCTATTTTCAGATTGCCTGTCTCCAGCCAATCACCCTGTATCGTCATCTAGGTCTTCTGGCCAAAGCCCGTATCGGGGCGGAATGGCTGTTCTTCAAAAGGGGACTTGGCGCGTCAAACCAGTTTGAAACACTGGGGTTTATCCGCTCGGCTGCCGGCGTCGCCTATCCTGATATCCAGTATCATTTTCTGCCTGTGGCAATCAGCTATGACGGCAAGGCCCCTGCCGAGGGGCACGGGTTCCAGCTTCATGTCGGGCCGATGCGCTCAAAATCACGCGGCCATGTCAGGATCCGTGACGCCGCGCCGGACTCGGCACCTGAAATCCGCTTCAACTATATGAGCCATCCTGACGACTGGGCAGAGTTTCGCCGCTGCATCAGGCTCAGCCGCGAAATCATCCGGCAGGCGCCGATGGATCCCTATCGCGGTGATGAAATCCAGCCTGGCGAGGCCGCCACTTCGGATGCGGCAATTGACAGCTTCATCCGTGACCATGCCGAAAGCGCCTACCATCCGTGCGGCACCCTTCGCATGGGCGCGGCGGATGATCCGGCAAGTGTCGTTGACCCGCATTGCCGGGTGATCGGGGTTGACGGGCTGCGGGTTGCGGATTCCTCGATCTTCCCGCGGATCACCAATGGCAATCTCAACGCGCCCTCGATCATGACCGGCGAAAAGGCGGCAGATCATATTCTTGGCCGCACACCGCTGGCGCGCGCCAATGACACGCCGTTCTTCCATCCCGACTGGGAGCATGTCCAGCGATAG
- the speB gene encoding agmatinase, which yields MSDKAADYPQPLGGNEMPRFAGPGTMMRLPAVDSAAGMDAVFIGIPLDVGTSNRPGTRFGPKQIRAESVMLRPYNMWTRAAPFDSLRVGDLGDVPINTFDLKDSVNRITAFYDDVLAHDVIPLTLGGDHTLTLPVLRAIARRHGPVGLIHVDAHADINDHMFGEAIAHGTPFRRALEEGLIDPHRTCQIGLRGTGYTAEDFDWARDKGFTVIQAEELWHQSAAPLMARIGAAIGTGPVYLTFDIDSLDPGFAPGTGTPEIGGLTPIQALEIIRGCRGLSLVGVDLVEVSPPYDPQGNTALLAANLLYEMLCVLPGVAYRDGE from the coding sequence ATGAGTGACAAGGCAGCCGACTATCCGCAACCGCTGGGTGGCAACGAGATGCCACGCTTTGCCGGACCGGGAACGATGATGCGTCTTCCCGCTGTCGACAGCGCTGCCGGTATGGATGCGGTCTTCATCGGTATCCCGCTTGATGTCGGCACCTCGAACCGGCCGGGAACACGGTTCGGGCCGAAACAGATTCGGGCTGAATCGGTCATGTTGCGCCCCTACAACATGTGGACCCGCGCTGCGCCCTTTGATTCGCTGCGCGTCGGTGACCTTGGCGATGTGCCGATCAACACGTTCGATCTGAAGGATTCGGTGAATCGCATCACCGCTTTCTATGACGATGTGCTGGCGCATGACGTGATTCCGTTGACGCTTGGCGGCGACCATACTTTGACTCTTCCGGTGCTTCGCGCCATTGCGCGGCGTCATGGGCCTGTGGGGTTGATCCATGTTGATGCGCATGCGGACATCAATGACCACATGTTCGGCGAGGCCATCGCGCATGGCACACCATTCAGGCGCGCGCTCGAAGAAGGGCTGATCGACCCGCACCGGACCTGTCAGATCGGGCTTCGGGGCACCGGCTACACGGCCGAGGATTTCGACTGGGCGCGGGACAAGGGGTTCACCGTCATCCAGGCCGAGGAACTGTGGCATCAATCGGCGGCACCATTGATGGCGCGCATTGGCGCGGCGATCGGTACTGGGCCGGTCTATCTGACATTCGATATCGATTCCCTTGATCCGGGGTTTGCCCCCGGCACGGGCACCCCGGAAATTGGCGGCCTGACGCCAATCCAGGCGCTCGAGATCATCCGGGGCTGCCGTGGCCTGTCACTTGTCGGGGTCGACCTTGTCGAGGTGTCGCCCCCCTATGATCCGCAGGGCAATACGGCATTGCTGGCGGCCAACCTTCTCTATGAGATGCTGTGTGTTCTGCCTGGCGTCGCCTACCGGGACGGAGAGTGA
- a CDS encoding amidase: MTISTIAERLAAGTLTARDHVESCLAAIDSEDGTRAFITVNAEGARTEADHIDRLRAAGAALPPFAGVTLSVKDLFDIAGETTRAGSRVLDDAAPAARDATVVARLRAAGFIIIGRTNMTEFAYSGLGMNPHYGNPRSPYGRDQGDGHIAGGSSSGSAVSIADGMAAATIGTDTGGSTRAPAAFCGIVGMKPTAHRMPSTGVYPLSTSFDAAGPMAASVECCAILDDLMTGGDGKSESGFPLAGLRLAVPRGYLFDDLDPQVASAFDAAIDRLSSAGAQITDIRIDILEELRPANRAKSIVSAEAHEIHREMMATRGNEYDPYVAARLAGGGDISAADFIAMCRERTQTCAAVQAVTRPFDTVALPTTPALPMPIDALQGIDQLMTASARVLRNTALSNYLDRPTITLPCHAPASAPVGFSLMGSRHHDRRLLAIAASVEPVVSG, translated from the coding sequence ATGACCATTTCCACCATCGCCGAGCGGCTTGCTGCCGGCACACTCACCGCCCGAGATCATGTTGAATCCTGTCTTGCCGCCATTGACAGCGAAGATGGCACGCGGGCCTTCATAACCGTCAATGCAGAGGGTGCCAGGACCGAGGCCGACCATATCGACAGGTTGCGCGCCGCCGGCGCCGCTCTGCCGCCCTTTGCCGGGGTCACCTTGTCGGTCAAGGATCTGTTCGACATTGCCGGCGAGACAACGCGCGCCGGATCAAGGGTGCTTGATGATGCCGCGCCAGCCGCCCGTGATGCCACCGTGGTGGCCCGCCTTCGTGCCGCCGGTTTCATCATCATTGGCCGGACCAACATGACCGAATTCGCCTATTCCGGACTTGGCATGAATCCGCACTATGGCAACCCCCGCAGCCCCTATGGCCGTGATCAGGGCGATGGACATATCGCCGGCGGATCATCTTCGGGAAGTGCGGTGTCAATCGCCGACGGCATGGCGGCCGCGACGATCGGCACCGACACAGGGGGGTCAACCCGCGCACCAGCCGCGTTCTGTGGCATTGTCGGCATGAAGCCGACAGCACACCGGATGCCATCGACCGGGGTCTATCCACTGTCCACATCCTTTGACGCCGCAGGCCCGATGGCGGCCAGCGTCGAATGCTGTGCGATTCTGGATGACCTGATGACCGGCGGTGATGGCAAATCGGAATCGGGCTTTCCTCTTGCCGGACTGCGACTGGCGGTGCCGCGCGGCTATCTGTTCGACGATCTGGACCCGCAGGTGGCCTCGGCCTTTGACGCCGCCATCGACAGGCTGTCATCGGCTGGCGCGCAGATCACCGACATCAGGATTGATATCCTCGAGGAACTGCGTCCGGCAAACCGCGCGAAAAGCATCGTGTCAGCCGAAGCACATGAAATTCATCGCGAGATGATGGCAACGCGTGGCAACGAATACGACCCCTATGTCGCGGCGCGTCTGGCCGGTGGTGGTGACATTTCCGCCGCCGACTTCATCGCCATGTGTCGTGAGCGTACGCAGACCTGTGCCGCCGTTCAGGCCGTGACCCGCCCGTTCGATACGGTGGCGCTGCCGACCACACCGGCATTGCCGATGCCGATTGACGCCCTGCAGGGGATCGATCAGCTGATGACGGCAAGCGCCCGGGTGCTTCGCAACACCGCGCTGTCGAACTATCTGGACAGACCAACCATCACCCTGCCGTGCCATGCGCCGGCAAGCGCACCTGTCGGGTTTTCCCTGATGGGTTCACGCCATCATGACAGACGGCTGCTGGCCATCGCCGCCAGCGTGGAACCGGTGGTCAGCGGCTAG
- a CDS encoding CaiB/BaiF CoA transferase family protein produces MTQGTGALSHLRVLDLSRILAGPWATQMLGDLGADIIKVERPGTGDDTRGWGPPFADTMTGDAAADAAARSAYFCSVNRNKRSLAIDITSPEGGAILRDLIPQCDVLVENFKVGGLAKYGLDYDSVKALNPRLVYCSITGFGQDGPDAERAGYDFMIQGMAGLMSVTGEPDGMPMKVGVALVDVLTGTNTATAILAAVLHAQRTGTGQHIDMSLFDVSVASLANQALNYLVSDEVPGRLGNAHPNIVPYQAFATADGHIILAVGNDSQFRKFCDVAGLDGLADNPDYATNKARVMNRTALLPHIEAAFRRQTTDWWLDRLATVSVPAGPINPIDKVFAEPQAVHRGLAMKIDDDLNGSLPGVASPLRLGATPPVAATPPPRLGADSRTVLRDLLEMEQAQIDRLVETGVVGEPS; encoded by the coding sequence ATGACGCAGGGAACCGGGGCGCTGTCGCACCTTCGGGTGCTTGATCTGTCCCGGATTCTTGCCGGTCCCTGGGCAACGCAGATGCTTGGCGACCTTGGTGCCGACATCATCAAGGTCGAACGGCCTGGCACCGGCGATGACACGCGCGGCTGGGGGCCACCCTTTGCCGATACCATGACAGGCGATGCGGCGGCGGATGCGGCTGCACGATCGGCCTATTTCTGTTCCGTCAACCGGAACAAGCGATCGCTGGCCATAGACATCACATCGCCGGAAGGTGGTGCCATCCTTCGCGACCTGATACCGCAATGCGATGTCCTGGTGGAAAATTTCAAGGTTGGCGGGCTGGCGAAATATGGACTTGATTATGACTCGGTGAAGGCCCTGAACCCCCGGCTGGTCTATTGTTCCATCACCGGCTTCGGCCAGGACGGACCGGATGCCGAGCGCGCAGGCTATGACTTCATGATTCAGGGCATGGCCGGGCTGATGAGTGTCACCGGCGAGCCCGACGGCATGCCGATGAAGGTTGGTGTGGCGCTGGTCGATGTTCTGACCGGCACCAACACGGCCACCGCCATCCTTGCCGCGGTGCTGCATGCACAGCGTACCGGCACCGGCCAGCATATTGACATGAGCCTGTTCGACGTCAGTGTCGCCAGCCTTGCCAATCAGGCGCTGAACTATCTCGTGTCGGACGAGGTGCCGGGACGGCTTGGCAACGCGCATCCGAACATCGTTCCCTATCAGGCCTTTGCAACGGCTGACGGACATATCATCCTTGCGGTCGGCAATGATTCGCAGTTTCGCAAATTCTGTGATGTGGCCGGCCTGGACGGGCTGGCCGACAATCCCGATTATGCCACCAACAAGGCGCGGGTGATGAACAGGACCGCCCTGCTGCCGCATATCGAGGCGGCGTTCCGCCGACAGACAACGGACTGGTGGCTGGACAGGCTTGCCACGGTCAGCGTGCCAGCGGGTCCGATCAACCCGATCGACAAGGTCTTTGCCGAACCACAGGCAGTGCATCGCGGGCTTGCCATGAAGATTGACGATGACCTCAATGGCAGCCTTCCCGGCGTCGCAAGCCCGCTTCGCCTTGGCGCGACACCGCCGGTTGCCGCCACCCCGCCGCCCCGTCTGGGTGCCGACAGCCGCACCGTGCTGCGCGATCTTCTGGAGATGGAGCAGGCGCAGATTGATCGTCTGGTGGAAACAGGCGTCGTTGGCGAGCCGTCCTAA
- a CDS encoding S-(hydroxymethyl)glutathione dehydrogenase/class III alcohol dehydrogenase produces MKTRAAVAVAAGKPLEIMDVDLDGPRAGEVLVEIMATGICHTDAFTLSGADPEGMFPAILGHEGAGIVREVGAGVTSVVPGDHVIPLYTPECRECEYCLHPKTNLCQAIRTTQGQGVMPDGTSRFSIKGEPVLHYMGTSTFSNFTVLPEISLAKVNKDAPFDKICYIGCGVTTGIGAVINTAKAEPGCTAVVFGLGGIGLNVIQGLRMIGANMIVGVDLNDSKKKWGERFGMTHFVNPAEHGDNLVGHLVELTGGGADYSFECIGNTTVMRQALECAHKGWGESIIIGVAGAGQEISTRPFQLVTGRSWRGTAFGGARGRTDVPKIVDWYMQGKIEIDPMITHTLPLEDINKGFDLMHEGESIRAVVVF; encoded by the coding sequence ATGAAAACCCGTGCCGCTGTTGCTGTGGCTGCCGGCAAGCCACTCGAAATCATGGATGTTGATCTGGACGGGCCGCGCGCCGGCGAGGTGCTTGTCGAAATCATGGCAACCGGCATCTGCCACACAGATGCCTTCACACTGTCCGGCGCCGATCCCGAGGGGATGTTCCCGGCCATTCTTGGCCATGAAGGGGCCGGGATCGTCCGCGAGGTTGGCGCGGGCGTCACCAGCGTCGTCCCCGGCGATCATGTGATTCCGCTTTACACGCCGGAATGCCGGGAATGCGAATATTGTCTGCATCCCAAAACGAACCTGTGTCAGGCCATTCGCACCACCCAGGGTCAGGGCGTGATGCCTGACGGGACCAGCCGGTTCTCGATCAAGGGAGAACCTGTGCTGCATTATATGGGAACATCGACCTTCTCGAACTTCACGGTGCTGCCGGAAATTTCCCTGGCGAAGGTCAACAAGGACGCCCCGTTTGACAAGATCTGCTATATCGGCTGCGGCGTTACGACGGGCATTGGCGCGGTCATCAACACGGCCAAGGCCGAACCCGGATGCACGGCTGTTGTCTTTGGTCTTGGCGGCATCGGGCTGAACGTCATTCAGGGGCTTCGCATGATTGGCGCGAACATGATTGTCGGCGTCGACCTGAATGACAGCAAGAAGAAATGGGGTGAGCGGTTCGGCATGACGCATTTCGTCAATCCGGCAGAGCATGGCGACAATCTTGTCGGCCATCTTGTCGAACTGACAGGTGGCGGTGCCGATTATTCCTTTGAATGTATCGGCAACACAACGGTGATGCGCCAGGCGCTGGAATGCGCGCACAAGGGATGGGGCGAATCGATCATCATCGGCGTTGCCGGTGCCGGTCAGGAAATCTCGACCCGCCCGTTCCAGCTTGTCACGGGCCGCAGCTGGCGCGGCACGGCTTTCGGCGGCGCGCGGGGCCGTACCGATGTGCCGAAGATCGTCGACTGGTACATGCAGGGCAAGATCGAGATCGATCCGATGATCACGCATACGCTGCCGCTCGAGGACATCAACAAGGGCTTCGATCTCATGCATGAGGGTGAATCAATCCGCGCCGTCGTGGTTTTCTAG
- the fghA gene encoding S-formylglutathione hydrolase: METVSAEKSFGGVQGIYRHASNVTGCDMTFAVYLPPQADKGPVPVLWYLSGLTCTHANVMEKGEYRRVAAELGIAIICPDTSPRGDDVPDEDNWQFGSGAGFYVDATMPPYDTNYRMYSYVLEDLPAVIAANFPVDMARQGIFGHSMGGHGALVMALRNSQRFASCSAFAPIVNPSTADWAANAFTRYLGSNSDDWRAYDAVALVEDGHAFPEILIDQGDADSFLETGLRPWLFEAACKDGPTALTLRMQPGYGHSYYFISTFMEDHLRWHAARL; encoded by the coding sequence ATGGAAACAGTGTCTGCCGAAAAATCCTTTGGTGGTGTCCAGGGGATCTATCGTCACGCCTCGAACGTCACCGGATGCGACATGACCTTTGCGGTCTATCTGCCGCCACAGGCCGACAAGGGGCCGGTGCCGGTGCTGTGGTATCTGTCGGGCCTGACCTGTACCCATGCCAATGTGATGGAGAAGGGTGAATACAGGCGCGTCGCGGCGGAGCTTGGAATCGCCATCATCTGCCCTGATACCAGCCCGCGTGGCGATGATGTCCCCGACGAGGATAACTGGCAGTTCGGTTCGGGCGCCGGCTTTTATGTGGATGCCACAATGCCGCCCTATGACACCAATTACCGCATGTACAGCTATGTGCTTGAGGATTTGCCAGCCGTGATTGCGGCAAATTTTCCCGTCGATATGGCACGGCAGGGGATTTTCGGACATTCGATGGGGGGGCATGGCGCGCTGGTGATGGCGCTTCGCAACAGCCAGCGATTTGCCAGCTGTTCCGCATTCGCGCCGATCGTCAATCCATCGACGGCCGACTGGGCGGCGAATGCCTTTACCCGTTATCTTGGCTCAAACAGTGACGACTGGCGGGCCTATGATGCGGTGGCGCTTGTCGAGGACGGCCACGCCTTTCCGGAAATCCTGATTGATCAGGGCGATGCCGACAGTTTTCTTGAAACCGGTTTGCGGCCCTGGCTGTTCGAGGCCGCCTGCAAGGATGGCCCGACCGCATTGACGCTGCGGATGCAGCCCGGATACGGGCATTCCTATTATTTCATTTCCACCTTCATGGAGGATCACCTGCGCTGGCATGCGGCGCGGCTGTGA
- a CDS encoding DMT family transporter, whose product MTPLHLLIALLVPLTWGFGFVLAKAGLAHFPPLLLMGMRFLIAALILVWFVKLPRGHWRMLTLIAMTSATLQYGLTFSGLARMDATPAILLVQSEVVFGSVIAALMLREWPTRRQILGMAVSLGGIATIVGAPSLQGQMVGVGLVLSGCLFWAFGQVLVRRLGDALTGFQLTAWIGMIAGPQMLLASVLIEGNPVPVLFSASLADWMAVAYLGVIMTVVGYSAWYFILARYPVPMAMPVLLLLPVSTILGAISFLGERPGYHVMVGGIIVIGGVAAIIVEPDHLRRLITRQPR is encoded by the coding sequence GTGACCCCGCTTCATCTGCTGATCGCGCTGCTGGTGCCGCTGACATGGGGCTTTGGCTTTGTGCTGGCCAAGGCCGGGCTGGCGCACTTTCCGCCCTTGCTGCTGATGGGAATGCGGTTCCTGATCGCCGCGCTGATCCTTGTCTGGTTTGTGAAATTGCCGCGCGGTCACTGGCGTATGCTGACGCTGATCGCCATGACCTCGGCCACCCTGCAATATGGCCTGACCTTTTCCGGTCTTGCCAGAATGGATGCCACCCCGGCGATCCTGTTGGTCCAGTCAGAGGTTGTCTTCGGCAGTGTGATTGCCGCGCTGATGCTTCGCGAATGGCCAACCCGGCGGCAGATCCTGGGTATGGCGGTGTCGCTTGGCGGCATTGCGACCATTGTCGGCGCCCCGTCATTGCAGGGGCAGATGGTTGGTGTCGGCCTGGTGTTGTCCGGCTGTCTGTTCTGGGCTTTTGGACAGGTTCTGGTGCGCCGTCTAGGTGATGCGCTGACGGGCTTCCAGCTGACGGCCTGGATAGGCATGATCGCGGGACCGCAGATGCTTCTTGCCTCGGTCCTGATCGAAGGGAACCCGGTGCCGGTGCTTTTCAGCGCGTCACTCGCCGACTGGATGGCGGTTGCCTATCTCGGGGTGATCATGACCGTGGTCGGCTATTCCGCCTGGTATTTCATTCTGGCACGCTATCCGGTGCCGATGGCAATGCCTGTGCTGCTGCTTCTGCCGGTATCAACGATCCTCGGGGCGATCAGCTTTCTTGGCGAACGTCCGGGATATCATGTGATGGTTGGCGGCATCATCGTCATAGGCGGGGTGGCGGCGATCATTGTCGAACCGGATCATCTCCGCCGACTGATAACGCGGCAGCCCCGTTAG
- the argE gene encoding acetylornithine deacetylase has protein sequence MTPSTHPTREAAIALLADLVGYQSVSLQPNDDIVSYIESYLSELGVETYRDAHEDGSRFNLLARIGPAGDGGVLLSGHLDVVPAAADGWSGDPFTLRRQQGRLIGRGAVDMKGFLAMALAMVPAFQARAEDLVEPLYLAFTFDEEIGSFGAQRMPAFLAARSVTPRLAVIGEPTGMQPFNGHKGIMELVTHIRGAAGHASRPAAGVNAIYVAARLIGFIDGLAAECAASPMPGSPFDPPCSTLSVGTVTGGEARNIIAGECRIDWEIRALPGEDPHRLYDRVVKFIDSDLRPAMTAADPSCDITTRMLSDVPPLKAQSPSPAAELIGRLWTNEPPQVVSFGTDGPFFQQAGMDTIVIGPGGMAQMHQPDEFITELAIDQGLTFLDRLLAEMTGGTIAKVRG, from the coding sequence ATGACGCCATCCACCCATCCCACCCGCGAGGCGGCAATCGCGCTGCTGGCTGATCTTGTCGGCTATCAGAGCGTCAGTCTGCAACCGAATGACGATATTGTCTCCTACATCGAATCCTATCTGTCCGAACTGGGTGTCGAGACATATCGTGATGCGCATGAAGATGGGTCACGCTTCAATCTTCTGGCCAGAATTGGCCCGGCTGGCGATGGCGGCGTACTTTTGTCGGGGCACCTTGATGTCGTGCCTGCGGCGGCCGACGGATGGAGCGGGGATCCCTTTACGCTGCGCCGCCAGCAAGGCCGGCTGATCGGTCGCGGTGCCGTTGACATGAAGGGGTTCCTTGCGATGGCGCTTGCCATGGTGCCGGCATTTCAGGCGCGGGCCGAGGATCTCGTCGAGCCGCTTTATCTTGCCTTTACCTTTGACGAGGAGATCGGCAGCTTTGGTGCCCAGCGGATGCCGGCCTTCCTTGCTGCCAGGTCGGTAACACCGCGCCTTGCCGTCATTGGCGAACCGACAGGCATGCAGCCTTTCAACGGGCACAAGGGCATTATGGAGCTTGTTACGCATATCCGTGGTGCGGCCGGCCATGCCTCGCGCCCGGCGGCCGGCGTCAACGCCATTTATGTGGCGGCACGGCTGATTGGTTTTATTGACGGGCTGGCGGCAGAATGCGCAGCCAGTCCGATGCCGGGATCGCCATTCGATCCGCCCTGTTCGACATTGTCGGTCGGGACCGTCACTGGCGGTGAGGCGCGCAACATCATTGCCGGGGAATGCCGCATCGACTGGGAGATCAGAGCCCTTCCAGGCGAAGATCCGCATCGGCTGTATGACCGCGTCGTGAAGTTCATCGACAGCGATCTGCGCCCGGCCATGACGGCAGCCGACCCAAGCTGTGATATCACCACCCGGATGCTGTCGGATGTGCCGCCTCTGAAGGCCCAGTCACCCTCTCCGGCGGCTGAACTGATCGGCAGATTGTGGACAAATGAGCCGCCGCAGGTGGTGTCCTTCGGAACGGACGGCCCGTTCTTCCAGCAGGCCGGCATGGATACCATCGTCATTGGGCCGGGCGGCATGGCGCAGATGCATCAGCCCGATGAATTCATTACCGAACTGGCGATAGACCAGGGGCTGACATTTCTTGACAGGCTGCTTGCCGAAATGACGGGCGGGACCATCGCCAAGGTGCGTGGGTGA
- a CDS encoding M24 family metallopeptidase, producing the protein MAPAFTKAEYAGRLARVRAEMESRGLEALVIGDPSNINWLTGYDAWSFYTPQVMLVDLHDGPFWMGRLMDAGAAKFTTYLSDAQLVPYPETLVQRPDTHPMAHIAAWMVDRGFGRARTGYESDSYFLSPRALATLQAGLPDAEFVDADLLVNWQRLIKSEAEIEIMSRAARVAEAAMRTAWDGARAGVRQCDLMADVVATQIRGTPEQGGDMPAIHPLILAGEAAATAHPLWTDAPLEPGQTIAFELGACVRRYNVGLARTVHIGTPPDDLQRTAAAVEEGMAAVMDSLKAGAVAGDVHAAWQRVLDRYGLEKPSRIGYSIGAAYAPDWGEHTLSFRPGETTIVPEDAVVHIILGMWMDDWGMELSETLHVRRNDCLRMCDFPQQVHVVPA; encoded by the coding sequence ATGGCACCTGCTTTCACCAAGGCCGAATATGCAGGCCGCCTCGCCAGGGTGCGCGCGGAAATGGAGTCACGGGGTCTGGAAGCGCTGGTCATTGGCGATCCGTCGAATATCAACTGGCTGACCGGCTATGATGCCTGGTCATTCTACACCCCGCAGGTGATGCTGGTTGATCTTCATGACGGGCCGTTCTGGATGGGCAGGCTGATGGATGCCGGCGCGGCGAAATTCACCACCTATCTGAGCGATGCGCAACTCGTTCCCTATCCTGAAACGCTGGTCCAGCGACCGGACACGCATCCGATGGCGCATATCGCCGCCTGGATGGTGGACAGGGGATTTGGCCGTGCCCGCACAGGGTATGAAAGCGACAGCTATTTTCTTTCGCCTCGTGCGCTGGCGACGCTTCAGGCGGGTCTTCCCGACGCTGAATTCGTTGATGCCGACCTTCTTGTCAACTGGCAGCGGCTGATAAAGAGCGAGGCTGAAATCGAGATCATGAGCCGGGCGGCGCGAGTTGCCGAAGCGGCGATGAGGACAGCCTGGGATGGCGCGCGCGCCGGGGTTCGCCAATGTGATCTGATGGCTGATGTCGTGGCGACCCAGATCCGTGGCACGCCGGAGCAGGGCGGCGACATGCCAGCCATTCATCCGCTGATCCTTGCCGGCGAGGCGGCGGCAACGGCGCACCCGCTATGGACCGACGCGCCGCTGGAGCCGGGTCAGACAATCGCCTTCGAGCTTGGTGCCTGCGTTCGGCGCTACAATGTCGGTCTTGCGCGGACAGTGCATATCGGGACACCGCCCGACGATCTTCAGCGCACGGCAGCGGCGGTCGAGGAAGGAATGGCAGCGGTGATGGACAGTCTGAAGGCCGGCGCCGTCGCCGGTGACGTTCATGCCGCCTGGCAGCGTGTCCTTGATCGTTACGGTCTCGAAAAACCAAGCCGTATCGGCTATTCGATTGGCGCTGCCTATGCCCCGGACTGGGGTGAACACACATTGTCATTCCGCCCCGGCGAGACGACTATTGTGCCTGAAGATGCTGTGGTGCATATCATCCTTGGCATGTGGATGGATGACTGGGGGATGGAACTCAGCGAAACATTGCATGTCCGCAGGAATGACTGTCTGCGGATGTGTGATTTCCCGCAGCAGGTTCATGTCGTGCCGGCATGA